Proteins encoded within one genomic window of Lynx canadensis isolate LIC74 chromosome B4, mLynCan4.pri.v2, whole genome shotgun sequence:
- the CCER1 gene encoding LOW QUALITY PROTEIN: coiled-coil domain-containing glutamate-rich protein 1 (The sequence of the model RefSeq protein was modified relative to this genomic sequence to represent the inferred CDS: inserted 5 bases in 4 codons; deleted 3 bases in 3 codons; substituted 3 bases at 3 genomic stop codons) — MTQTLHKREDPLNLGGGWASSAPLGTWSSWHRRRRGAPINKRRYRSGPKSXVXAPQEAQHGPGPWFQTTPTAPLEVYSNCGRWEGXWRPPPEGCWRPPGRVQVILCTVLHPLCLCCGSCWRGPWSPRMGQAPGQEERWGRRGRGLXRHPRRSFPRALPLIXALCVRPGHPVGCGHPHAAPRNTTQFIMNQIYEDMRSRRNWSCQQEALRAQQAQARDPASPEGPSWNDAPPSGGEEAAELRETLYSFGQNPPLVFPPDQSPTAQPGEEDEEKNEEEYDEEECDGKEEEXQEEEEEEEEEEEAEAEDEEEVQEADCVDEGEEEEEEEEGGGRGGGRGEKRKKTREIEEEEGVEGEEQREEENHLPLEMPLSCLVGAEEERETLXNCTYLSPTQVIPNNAQEALFMLDDINC; from the exons ATGACCCAGACTCTCCACAAAAGGGAGGACCCTCTGAACCTGGGCGGCGGCTGGGCATCCTCGGCCCCGTTAGGCACCTGGTCTTCCTGGCACCGAAGGCGCAGGGGCGCTCCAATAAACAAGCGGCGCTACCGCTCTGGTCCCAAGTCCTGAGTATGAGCCCCCCAGGAAGCACAGCACGGTCCGGGCCCCTGGTTCCAAACCACCCCGACGGCCCCACTGGAGGTGTACTCTAACTGTGGGCGCTGGGAGG CCTGGCGCCCACCTCCAGAGGGATGCTGGAGGCCTCCAGGCCGAGTGCAAGTGATCCTTTGTACGGTGCTGCACCCGCTCTGCCTCTGCTGCGGCTCCTGCTGGCGCGGGCCCTGGAGCCCGCGCATGGGCCAGGCCCCCGGGCAGGAAGAACGCTGGGGCCGCAGGGGCCGCGGCC CCCGCCACCCTCGCCGCTCCTTCCCCAGAGCCCTCCCGTTGATCTGAGCACTCTGCGTCCGGCCGGGTCACCCTGTCGGGTGCGGGCACCCGCATGCGGCGCCGCGGAACACC ACCCAGTTCATCATGAACCAGATCTACGAGGACATGCGCAGCAGGAGAAATTGGAGCTGCCAGCAGGAGGCGCTGCGGGCGCAGCAGGCCCAGGCGCGTGACCCGGCCTCCCCCGAGGGCCCCTCCTGGAACGACGCG CCCCCCAGCGGCGGCGAAGAAGCAGCGGAGCTGCGGGAAACTTTGTACAGCTTTGGGCAGAACCCGCCTCTGGTCTTCCCTCCGGACCAGTCTCCGACAGCACAGCCtggggaggaggacgaggagaaaaatgaggaggAGTATGATGAGGAGGAGTGtgatgggaaggaagagg agcaggaggaggaggaggaggaggaggaggaggaggaggcagaggccgAAGACGAAGAGGAGGTCCAAGAGGCGGACTGTGTggatgagggggaggaggaagaggaagaggaggagggaggaggaagaggaggaggaagaggcgagaagaggaagaagacgagggaaatagaagaggaggagggggtggaaggggaggagcagagggaggaagagaatcacTTACCTCTGGAAATGCCTTTATCGTGCCTAGTGGGcgctgaggaagagagagagacttt tAACTGTACTTATTTAAGCCCCACGCAGGTAATTCCCAATAATGCC CAGGAAGCTCTCTTCATGTTAGACGACATTAACTGTTAG